The following coding sequences lie in one Niabella agricola genomic window:
- a CDS encoding helicase HerA-like domain-containing protein, whose protein sequence is MADTAQFLQAVKDGYTFKGESYKIGRAILNGEVVPEADVNIPFKTLNRHGLIAGATGTGKTKTLQVLAEGLSDASIPVLLMDIKGDLSGIGATGTVNDKITERCQKLDITFKPEAYPVEFLTLSKEKGTRLRATVSEFGPVLFSKILDLNDTQGGFVALIFKYCDDNKLPLLDLKDFIKVLQYVSDEGKAELEKTYGKISTTSTGTILRKVIELQQQGADLFFGERSFDVDDLMRVSNDGRGMISIVRVTDLQDRPKLFSTFMLQLLAELYATLPEAGDLDKPKLVLFIDEAHLIFNEASTALLNQLETIVKLIRSKGIGVFFCTQNPMDVPASILAQLGLKVQHALRAFTAADRKVIKQTAENYPISSFYQTDELLTQVGIGEALITMLNEKGVPTPLVHCMLRAPQSRMDVLTDAEITAITAASKIAAHYNEEIDNESAYEILSQKLNDAAEKAAQQDEEAKPARAAEEKGFFDNPIVKSMARTAGNTIVRSLLGAIGLGGRRKKGFF, encoded by the coding sequence ATGGCGGATACAGCTCAATTTTTGCAGGCCGTTAAAGACGGCTACACCTTTAAAGGAGAAAGTTATAAAATAGGCCGGGCCATTTTGAATGGTGAAGTGGTGCCGGAGGCCGATGTAAACATTCCCTTTAAAACCTTGAACCGGCATGGGTTGATTGCGGGTGCTACGGGAACCGGTAAGACCAAAACCCTGCAGGTGCTGGCAGAAGGGCTGAGTGATGCAAGCATACCGGTATTGTTGATGGATATTAAAGGTGATCTGAGTGGTATTGGTGCCACCGGTACGGTGAATGATAAAATTACAGAGCGTTGCCAGAAGCTTGATATTACGTTTAAACCGGAAGCATACCCGGTTGAATTCCTTACACTGAGTAAAGAAAAAGGGACACGATTGCGGGCTACGGTAAGCGAATTCGGGCCGGTGTTGTTTTCGAAGATCCTGGACCTGAATGATACCCAGGGCGGCTTTGTGGCCCTTATCTTTAAATATTGTGATGATAACAAATTACCGCTGCTGGATCTTAAAGATTTTATCAAGGTGTTGCAATATGTGAGCGATGAAGGAAAAGCCGAGCTTGAAAAAACCTATGGAAAAATTTCGACCACCTCTACAGGAACGATCCTCAGGAAAGTAATCGAACTGCAGCAACAGGGCGCCGACCTGTTTTTTGGCGAGCGCAGCTTTGACGTAGACGACCTGATGCGGGTCAGCAATGATGGGCGGGGCATGATCTCCATTGTACGGGTTACGGATCTGCAGGACCGGCCAAAGCTGTTCTCTACGTTTATGCTGCAACTGCTGGCGGAATTATATGCCACCCTTCCTGAAGCGGGCGATCTTGATAAGCCCAAACTGGTGCTCTTTATTGATGAGGCCCACCTGATTTTTAATGAAGCGAGTACAGCCTTGCTGAACCAGCTGGAAACGATCGTGAAGCTGATCCGTTCCAAGGGGATCGGGGTATTTTTCTGTACACAGAACCCTATGGATGTACCGGCTTCTATACTGGCGCAACTGGGATTGAAGGTGCAGCATGCATTGCGGGCGTTTACGGCAGCAGATCGTAAGGTGATTAAACAAACAGCGGAAAACTATCCCATCAGCAGTTTTTATCAAACGGATGAACTGCTGACACAGGTGGGTATTGGAGAAGCGCTGATTACGATGCTGAATGAAAAAGGCGTGCCTACACCATTGGTACATTGTATGCTGCGGGCACCGCAAAGCCGTATGGATGTATTAACAGATGCCGAAATTACTGCCATTACTGCCGCGTCAAAAATTGCTGCACATTATAACGAGGAAATCGACAATGAAAGCGCTTACGAGATCCTGTCGCAGAAACTCAATGATGCGGCAGAAAAGGCGGCACAGCAGGATGAGGAAGCAAAGCCTGCAAGAGCGGCTGAAGAAAAAGGTTTTTTTGATAACCCGATCGTAAAGAGTATGGCCCGCACAGCGGGTAATACCATCGTACGTTCATTACTGGGAGCTATCGGCTTGGGCGGCAGGAGGAAAAAGGGCTTCTTTTGA
- a CDS encoding cysteine desulfurase family protein, with protein sequence MLQFPIYLDNCATTACDTRVVEAMLPYFTQYYGNASSRSHAFGWKAQAAVETAQQQVAALIGAEPGEIIFTSGATESCNLALRGICDLYAGTGRHIITVKTEHKAVLDTCRALEKKGTEITYLDVDVNGQISLPALEAAIKSTTILIAVMWANNETGVILPINEIGAIARKHQVLFFSDATQAAGKVPVNVKTAGLGLMAFSSHKLYGPKGAGALYVSRKNPRARLIAQITGGGQQEQIRSGTLNVPGIVGFGKAAALCREAMPEEALRLGAFRDQLETALLTIPDVAINGAASERLPQICNASFGYLNSNEMLSTFNKDLAVSSGSACTSGSLDPSYVLKAMQLPDARAKAAIRFSCGRYTTAEEIDHAIRFVREAIHTLRMNSPAWQLRD encoded by the coding sequence ATGCTCCAGTTTCCGATATATCTTGATAACTGCGCCACAACCGCCTGTGATACCCGGGTAGTGGAGGCCATGCTGCCCTATTTTACGCAGTATTATGGCAATGCTTCCAGCAGGAGCCATGCTTTTGGCTGGAAGGCGCAGGCCGCCGTAGAAACGGCGCAGCAACAGGTGGCCGCGCTGATTGGTGCCGAACCTGGCGAAATAATATTTACTTCCGGAGCTACCGAAAGCTGCAACCTGGCATTACGGGGCATTTGTGATTTATATGCCGGAACCGGGCGGCATATCATTACGGTTAAAACGGAACACAAAGCCGTGCTGGACACCTGCAGGGCTTTGGAAAAAAAAGGAACGGAAATTACCTATCTGGATGTAGATGTAAACGGGCAGATAAGTTTACCGGCACTTGAGGCCGCTATCAAATCCACCACCATTCTTATAGCAGTTATGTGGGCCAATAATGAAACCGGTGTCATCCTGCCCATCAATGAGATCGGTGCTATTGCCCGGAAACACCAGGTATTGTTTTTTTCGGATGCCACACAAGCCGCTGGTAAGGTTCCTGTAAACGTTAAAACCGCGGGATTGGGTCTGATGGCGTTCAGCAGTCATAAATTGTATGGTCCTAAAGGAGCGGGTGCCTTATATGTGAGCCGTAAAAATCCGCGTGCAAGACTGATTGCCCAAATCACCGGTGGCGGACAACAGGAGCAAATCCGGAGCGGCACCCTGAATGTACCGGGCATTGTGGGTTTTGGAAAAGCCGCGGCCCTTTGCAGGGAAGCCATGCCGGAAGAAGCCCTGCGTCTCGGCGCCTTTAGAGATCAGCTGGAAACGGCCTTGCTTACCATTCCGGATGTAGCTATCAACGGGGCTGCATCCGAACGGTTGCCACAGATATGCAATGCCTCCTTCGGTTACCTGAACAGCAACGAAATGCTGTCGACATTCAATAAAGACCTGGCTGTTTCTTCCGGATCGGCCTGTACCTCCGGGTCACTGGATCCTTCCTATGTTTTAAAGGCGATGCAGTTACCGGATGCCCGTGCAAAAGCCGCCATCCGCTTTAGCTGCGGTCGTTATACTACCGCCGAAGAAATAGACCATGCCATCCGCTTTGTAAGAGAAGCCATCCACACATTAAGAATGAACAGCCCCGCCTGGCAGCTTCGTGACTGA
- a CDS encoding LIC11966 family surface protein — protein MQKKSFFTMAIAFTVFAVGLAACGASGKKGFAKAGDYDQYIISRINQMQQTLFAAQKATGNEDSAVNLGKFVQQIDSLTKSLKELPDYKGNTSYRDAAIRLADFYKRSISGSYTEIARVYKEVKDSTLADNRVNELIIKLQEEETLADDAFVKEREAFAAKNQIQPDGELAK, from the coding sequence ATGCAAAAGAAATCATTTTTTACGATGGCCATCGCCTTTACCGTGTTTGCTGTGGGCCTTGCAGCCTGTGGCGCCTCCGGCAAAAAAGGCTTTGCCAAAGCAGGAGATTATGATCAGTATATCATCTCCCGCATCAACCAGATGCAACAAACGTTATTTGCAGCTCAGAAGGCAACCGGCAATGAAGACTCGGCCGTTAACCTCGGAAAATTTGTACAGCAGATCGACTCGCTTACAAAAAGTCTCAAAGAGCTTCCGGACTATAAGGGAAATACCAGCTACCGCGATGCAGCCATCCGGCTGGCCGATTTTTACAAGCGATCGATCAGCGGATCTTATACAGAAATTGCAAGGGTTTATAAAGAAGTAAAAGACTCCACCCTGGCAGATAATAGAGTGAATGAACTGATCATTAAACTCCAGGAAGAAGAAACCCTGGCGGATGACGCCTTTGTGAAAGAGCGGGAAGCTTTTGCAGCAAAGAATCAGATTCAGCCAGACGGCGAGCTTGCAAAATAA
- the kbl gene encoding glycine C-acetyltransferase: MNENFTKRIGAEVEEIKASGLYKTERIIESEQGAEILVNGKTVINFCANNYLGLSSHPEVIKAAHATIDARGYGMSSVRFICGTQDIHKELEQKISEFLGTEDTILYAAAFDANGGVFEPLFNEQDAIISDALNHASIIDGVRLCKAQRFRYEHNNMEDLEAKLKEASGARSRIIVTDGSFSMDGTIAQLDKIVELAEKYDAVIMIDECHSSGFLGKTGRGTHEYRGVMGKIDIITGTLGKALGGASGGFTSGRKEIIDMLRQKSRPYLFSNTLAPSIVGGSIAVLDMLSSSTQLRDKLEYNTKYFREKMTAAGFDIKPGDHPIVPIMLYDAVLAADFAAKLLEEGIYVIGFFFPVVPKGQARIRVQLSAGHEQKHLDKAIAAFTKVGKELGVLK, encoded by the coding sequence ATGAACGAGAATTTTACAAAACGTATCGGCGCCGAAGTTGAAGAGATCAAGGCTTCCGGTTTGTATAAAACAGAGCGCATCATTGAAAGTGAACAGGGCGCGGAAATACTGGTGAATGGTAAAACAGTGATCAATTTCTGTGCAAACAATTACCTGGGGCTTTCTTCCCATCCGGAAGTGATCAAAGCAGCACATGCTACTATTGATGCCCGTGGATACGGGATGAGTAGTGTACGCTTTATCTGCGGCACGCAGGATATCCATAAAGAACTAGAACAAAAGATCTCTGAATTCCTGGGTACAGAGGATACCATCTTATATGCGGCAGCCTTTGATGCGAATGGTGGTGTTTTTGAGCCGCTGTTCAACGAACAGGATGCAATCATTTCCGATGCTCTGAATCATGCTAGTATTATTGATGGGGTGCGGCTTTGCAAAGCACAGCGCTTCCGGTACGAGCACAATAATATGGAAGACCTGGAGGCGAAGCTGAAAGAGGCTTCCGGGGCCCGCAGCCGCATCATTGTTACCGATGGTTCATTCAGTATGGACGGAACCATTGCCCAGTTGGACAAAATTGTGGAGCTGGCCGAAAAATATGACGCCGTGATCATGATCGATGAGTGTCATTCCTCCGGTTTTTTAGGAAAAACTGGCAGGGGTACGCATGAATACCGTGGGGTAATGGGAAAGATCGACATCATTACCGGTACACTGGGCAAGGCTCTGGGCGGTGCTTCGGGCGGATTTACTTCGGGGAGGAAGGAGATCATTGATATGCTGCGCCAGAAATCAAGACCGTATTTGTTCAGCAATACCCTGGCGCCCTCTATTGTAGGCGGCTCCATTGCCGTGCTGGATATGCTTTCTTCTTCTACGCAGTTAAGGGATAAACTGGAATACAACACAAAATATTTCCGTGAAAAAATGACGGCAGCGGGCTTTGATATCAAGCCGGGTGATCATCCCATTGTACCCATCATGCTGTATGATGCGGTACTGGCGGCCGATTTTGCGGCGAAGCTGCTGGAGGAAGGTATTTATGTGATCGGCTTCTTTTTCCCTGTAGTGCCGAAAGGCCAGGCGCGGATACGGGTGCAGTTGAGCGCCGGCCATGAGCAGAAACATCTGGATAAAGCCATTGCTGCTTTTACCAAGGTGGGCAAAGAGCTGGGCGTGCTGAAATAA
- a CDS encoding response regulator transcription factor produces METKKPRILLCEDDPNLGNVLKNYLELNDYDVTLERDGRLGLAAFQREKFDLCLLDVMMPHMDGFTLAEEVRNVDPDIPLFFLSAKTMKEDIIQGYKLGADDYITKPFDSEVLLLKIKAILKRNEELNKETENKEYQLASYHFNPKLRQLTHNDNTQTLSPKENELLKMLAEHLNDLLPREQALKKIWGSDTYFNGRSMDVYIAKLRKYLKDDEKIEIVNIHGNGFRLVVQD; encoded by the coding sequence ATGGAAACAAAAAAACCCAGAATATTATTGTGCGAAGATGATCCGAACCTTGGCAATGTGCTGAAAAATTATCTGGAACTGAATGATTATGATGTAACCCTGGAGCGGGATGGACGCCTGGGACTGGCGGCTTTTCAGCGTGAAAAATTTGATCTCTGCCTGCTGGATGTTATGATGCCACATATGGACGGCTTTACCCTTGCAGAAGAGGTACGTAATGTAGATCCCGATATTCCGTTGTTTTTCCTGAGCGCTAAAACGATGAAAGAAGACATTATCCAGGGATATAAACTGGGTGCGGATGATTATATTACCAAGCCTTTTGACAGCGAGGTATTGCTGTTAAAAATCAAAGCCATCCTGAAACGGAACGAAGAGCTGAATAAGGAAACGGAGAACAAAGAATACCAGCTGGCCAGTTACCATTTTAATCCCAAGCTGCGGCAGCTGACCCATAACGACAATACGCAAACACTTTCTCCAAAAGAGAATGAATTGCTGAAGATGCTGGCTGAACATTTAAATGACCTGCTTCCCCGCGAACAGGCCTTAAAAAAGATCTGGGGCAGCGATACCTATTTTAACGGCCGGAGCATGGATGTGTATATTGCCAAACTCCGCAAGTATCTGAAAGACGATGAAAAGATCGAGATCGTAAACATTCACGGAAATGGTTTCCGTTTGGTGGTGCAGGATTAG
- a CDS encoding aspartyl protease family protein codes for MVRLRLLCTLLFCCCFLQTKAQEEFIDPPSKHLVTIPFVQFTGGVIVFKALLDNFKDSLNFILDTGSGGISLDSTTVESLGLKPGPPERIIRGIGGVRKVGFLKNRSLHLGDYEIDSLDFHIIDYEVLTSLYGQKIDGIIGYSVLSRHILKINYEQQEIGFYTRGTLKYPKGGYLLRPYIRMLPYLKSTISDNRKSGFNYLFDLGAGLTVLFSDDFVNDSAFLKTRRKRYLKQGEGLGGRVDMYLTVMKSLRIGPYRFRNVPVNIFNDDYNVTSYPSLGGLIGNEIFRRFNVILNYEKQQIHLTPNRFFTSPFDYAYSGIELYLIDGMAVTGKIPPGSPAEKAGLKEGDEILAINNKFGLQLDDLKQALQSTYGKVKIIYRRNGELLSTVMNVINISKK; via the coding sequence ATGGTACGATTGCGTTTACTCTGCACACTCCTTTTTTGCTGCTGCTTTTTACAAACAAAAGCACAGGAAGAATTTATAGACCCGCCCAGCAAACACCTGGTCACCATTCCCTTTGTACAATTCACCGGAGGCGTAATCGTATTTAAAGCCCTGCTGGATAATTTTAAAGATTCACTCAATTTTATACTGGATACGGGAAGCGGTGGTATTTCGCTCGACTCTACAACCGTGGAAAGCCTGGGGCTCAAACCGGGTCCGCCGGAACGGATCATCCGCGGTATTGGCGGTGTGCGCAAAGTGGGCTTTTTAAAAAACCGGAGCCTGCACCTGGGCGACTATGAGATCGATAGTCTGGATTTTCATATCATCGATTATGAAGTGCTTACATCCCTGTACGGGCAAAAGATCGATGGTATTATCGGGTATTCTGTGTTGAGCCGGCATATCCTGAAGATCAACTATGAACAGCAGGAAATTGGTTTTTACACCAGGGGTACCCTGAAGTATCCCAAGGGCGGATACCTGCTGCGGCCCTATATACGGATGCTTCCCTACCTGAAATCTACGATCAGCGATAACCGCAAAAGCGGATTTAACTATTTGTTTGACCTGGGAGCGGGGCTGACCGTTTTATTTTCCGACGATTTTGTAAACGACAGCGCTTTCCTGAAGACGAGGCGGAAACGGTATCTGAAGCAGGGCGAGGGCCTGGGAGGGAGAGTGGATATGTACCTGACGGTAATGAAATCCCTGCGTATCGGTCCGTACAGGTTCCGGAACGTGCCAGTAAATATCTTTAATGACGATTATAATGTAACCTCGTACCCTTCATTGGGTGGATTGATCGGGAACGAGATTTTCCGGAGGTTCAACGTGATCCTGAATTATGAAAAACAGCAGATCCATCTCACCCCTAACCGCTTTTTTACATCGCCTTTTGATTATGCGTACTCCGGTATTGAACTGTATCTGATAGATGGCATGGCCGTTACCGGTAAAATACCTCCCGGCTCTCCGGCAGAGAAAGCAGGGTTAAAAGAAGGCGATGAGATTCTTGCCATCAATAATAAGTTTGGATTACAACTGGATGATCTCAAACAGGCGCTCCAGTCAACCTACGGAAAAGTAAAGATCATTTACCGCAGAAACGGAGAACTGCTGTCAACCGTGATGAATGTGATCAATATTTCGAAGAAATAA
- a CDS encoding radical SAM protein — protein MNACSGKRSTATAAPFRTIQLHPTRRCNLCCKHCYSSSSPLLKEQLDLGALKDFLTYAYKQGFNNISLSGGEPLLYKDLEALLQFTKELGYNNTMATNGMLLGSHRNQALLQYLDLVAVSVDGPPVLHDYIRGQKGAFEKMLQGIDVLQQHNKPFGFIHTVTPESWKELIWLGTFAADMGAKLLQLHPLEMFGRARLELPQWMNGDLQLHRTYILANYLSSKYQGRMVVQADLLHRDYLESFPQIVNGFARSCNDKNRLAHVIDTIVIDEKGDITPFAYGFDPQFSIGTINDFDDTLFDRYLAHNAQKIEHMLQHTLSGIFQNKEQDIINWNEVWVYSSRSPFQASA, from the coding sequence ATGAATGCCTGTTCAGGAAAAAGGAGCACTGCAACGGCAGCTCCCTTCCGAACGATTCAGCTGCATCCTACCCGGAGGTGCAACCTCTGCTGTAAGCATTGCTACTCCAGCTCTTCGCCTTTGCTGAAAGAACAGCTGGACCTTGGTGCGCTAAAGGATTTTTTAACCTATGCGTATAAGCAGGGTTTTAACAATATTTCCTTATCCGGAGGCGAACCATTATTATACAAAGACCTTGAAGCGTTGCTGCAGTTTACGAAAGAGCTGGGTTATAACAACACTATGGCCACTAATGGTATGCTGCTGGGCTCCCACCGCAACCAGGCGCTGTTGCAATACCTGGACCTGGTTGCGGTGAGTGTGGACGGGCCACCGGTGCTTCATGACTATATACGCGGACAAAAAGGAGCTTTTGAAAAAATGCTGCAGGGGATCGATGTGCTGCAACAACACAACAAACCCTTTGGGTTCATTCATACCGTTACGCCCGAAAGCTGGAAGGAACTGATATGGCTGGGGACATTTGCGGCCGACATGGGTGCGAAATTACTGCAACTGCATCCCCTGGAAATGTTTGGAAGAGCCCGGCTGGAGCTGCCACAATGGATGAACGGCGATCTGCAACTACATCGTACCTATATCCTGGCCAATTATCTCAGCAGCAAATACCAGGGACGTATGGTGGTACAGGCAGACCTGTTGCACCGGGATTACCTCGAATCCTTTCCGCAGATCGTAAACGGCTTTGCAAGAAGCTGCAACGATAAAAACCGGCTCGCGCATGTGATCGATACGATTGTGATCGACGAAAAAGGAGACATCACCCCATTTGCCTATGGTTTTGATCCGCAGTTCTCCATTGGCACAATCAATGATTTTGATGATACCTTGTTCGACCGGTACCTGGCACATAACGCGCAAAAAATTGAACACATGCTGCAGCATACACTTTCCGGTATCTTTCAAAATAAGGAACAGGACATCATTAACTGGAATGAAGTATGGGTTTACAGCAGCCGGTCCCCGTTCCAGGCATCTGCCTGA
- a CDS encoding transposase, giving the protein MKQVKGSTSHYINQQNFIPGKFAWQTGYAALSKSESVKDKVFEYIRNQKAHHAKQSFQQEFDQFLKLYGFGNESANSPS; this is encoded by the coding sequence GTGAAACAGGTAAAGGGAAGCACATCGCATTATATCAACCAGCAAAATTTTATACCCGGAAAATTTGCATGGCAAACAGGTTATGCGGCACTTTCCAAAAGCGAGTCTGTAAAAGACAAAGTTTTTGAATATATCCGCAATCAAAAAGCACATCATGCGAAACAATCATTCCAGCAGGAGTTTGATCAGTTTCTAAAACTTTATGGTTTTGGAAATGAGTCAGCAAATTCCCCATCATAG
- the ruvB gene encoding Holliday junction branch migration DNA helicase RuvB, with product MSNPNLNKEKQGLSALESDFENTIRPGQIKDFAGQPQLVENLVIFIRAAKMRGEALDHILFHGPPGLGKTTLSRIVANELGVNIKETSGPVIEKPGDLAGLLTSLEPNDVLFIDEIHRLSTVVEEYLYAAMEDYRLDILLDSGPNARSIQLSLNPFTLVGATTRSGLLTAPLLSRFAIKSRLEYYNADTLKKILMRSAQILGVTISKDAAAEIARRSRATPRIANGLLRRVRDFAQVLNDGIIDIGITQHALKALSVDEYGLDEMDNRILLAIIEKFKGGPVGITTIATAVGEEPGTIEEVYEPFLIQEGFLQRTPRGREVTHKAYEHLGKRPGGRGGMNLELGL from the coding sequence ATGAGTAACCCCAATTTAAATAAAGAGAAGCAGGGATTGAGCGCTTTGGAAAGTGATTTTGAGAACACGATCCGGCCGGGGCAGATAAAAGATTTTGCAGGTCAGCCGCAATTGGTGGAGAACCTGGTGATTTTTATACGGGCCGCAAAGATGCGGGGAGAGGCACTGGATCATATCCTTTTTCATGGCCCACCGGGGTTGGGAAAAACCACGCTGTCGCGGATCGTGGCCAATGAACTGGGGGTAAATATCAAAGAAACCAGCGGCCCGGTGATTGAAAAACCGGGTGATCTGGCGGGATTGCTGACCTCGCTGGAACCCAATGACGTATTATTCATTGACGAAATTCATCGGCTGAGCACAGTGGTGGAAGAATATTTATATGCAGCCATGGAAGATTACCGGCTGGATATTTTGCTGGATAGCGGACCCAATGCCCGGAGCATCCAGCTTTCCCTGAACCCGTTTACATTGGTAGGTGCCACTACCCGGAGCGGGTTACTGACTGCCCCGCTGCTGTCGCGCTTTGCCATAAAATCACGCTTGGAATACTATAATGCAGATACGTTAAAGAAGATCCTTATGCGTTCCGCCCAGATCCTGGGGGTTACCATTTCAAAAGATGCTGCGGCGGAAATCGCCCGCAGAAGCCGGGCCACACCGCGGATCGCCAATGGGCTTTTAAGAAGGGTGCGTGACTTTGCCCAGGTATTGAATGACGGGATCATCGATATCGGCATTACGCAACACGCGCTGAAAGCGTTGAGTGTAGATGAATACGGGTTGGATGAGATGGATAACCGCATCCTGCTGGCCATTATCGAAAAATTTAAAGGCGGACCAGTGGGCATTACAACGATTGCCACTGCAGTGGGCGAAGAACCCGGCACCATTGAGGAAGTATACGAGCCTTTTTTAATACAGGAAGGATTTTTGCAGCGCACACCACGGGGAAGGGAAGTAACGCATAAAGCCTATGAGCATTTGGGGAAGAGACCGGGAGGCCGTGGTGGAATGAACCTGGAGCTGGGCCTGTAA